ATCCGAAACTGGCGCTGCCCTTCGGGGGTACTCAACAGCCCGCTGACGTTGATCCCCACCCGTACGATCGTCTCATCAGAGAGGCTCGCTTCGAGCCGGGAGTCCAGGTCGGGGCGCTGAGAGGGAAGCGCGAAGGCCACATCCACTCCGGATCGGCAACGCGCGTGGTCAACTCCGCGTCCAGCCAGCTCAAGTAGCCGCACGTGGCTCCGAGGGTCACGGGAGTAGGCAAGGGCGGCACCCCTGACCAGTCTCTCGGCCTTGCGACGGCCGGCTGCCGTGTCAAACGGTCCATAGGTCTGCGGCATCAGCACCAGAGGCGTGCCTACCCGCAATGCCGCTTCCTTCGGTGCGCTCACTGACGCTAGTCGGTCCCATCCATACATGTCGGTGAAGCTGTCTCCCCCCGAGATGTCAAGGACTGCATTCGCGCGCGCGAGACGGATGGCGACGTGATTCCCGCCCGAGCCCAGTGCCTGATCCCAACGGACTCGCGCCCAGCTCTCGGGACGGTGCAAGCGACGTGATCGGCGGACCCCGACTGCTTCAACGACCGTGTGCCCGTGCCAGACTTCGTCGGATCGGCGGACACCCCAGCCGTCATCGAGCATTGCAACGAGAGCTTGCTCACCCGCACGCGACGCCCAGTCATCGATTCCGCCGACCACCGATCGGCCCAATGCTTGAACGCCGCGGTTTCCGTTGCTCAACGGTGCTCCGGCGAGGACAAGTTTGACGACGCTCACCCGGCCATTATCCGTGCTAGATCGACCTTGGCCAGCTCGCCAGCATCGGCGGCTAGGCAAGCATCGCGAAGCTAGTCGTTGTAGTCAGACACCCACTACAGGTCAACGTGACCTTCGTCATGATTTCAGCCTCCGACGGCGTCGCGTATACCTCCTGAACGGCTGCTTTGGCTTCGGCGACCGCGCCGCTGGTGGGTGTTCCTCTACCTGTTCGCTGACTGTAACTCGCCGCGCACGATGAGTACTGATACGGTCACGTCTTCATAACGGCAACCACCAAGGGGGCGCCCTTCAGGGTGTGGTGAGCACTGAGAGCGAGCTTCCGAGCTCGGTAGAGTGAAACGAGGACGTCTGATCGTGAGAAGTGTCGTACATCGCATAGGCCCCACCCGATGGCCGATAGTCGCTCTTGGAGTGGCACTCGGCATGGTCGTACTGATGTTTGGGTTTACTCCAGCGTCAGCTGCTCCCGCGAGAGCCCAACACTCTGGCGACATCATCGTCGACGACGCGGGCGCTGTGGTCGAGAACCTAGACATCACGGGGTCGATCTTCGTCAAAGCCAACAACGTTACGATCCGCAACGTCACTGTTCGCTACAAGTACTACCACTCGATACGGATCGAGCCGGGCACCAAGGGTACGCGGATCTATGACACCGACGTCCAATGCCTCGGTGACCGCACCAACGGCGTGGTCTTCGGCGGCTATTACGCCGAGCGGGTCCACGTGAATGGATGCCGTCACGATTTCCTTTTCTCCGACGAGAATCCCGCCACTATTGTGGATAGCAGCATTGATGGAGTGCCGTATTCCAACGTATCCGGTACCACGAACTCATCGTCGACCGCCTCGACCACAAGGACATCGACGCCGACATCAAGCGCACCGACGACAACCAGCAGATCGACAACCAGTTCCCAAGCACCGAGCACTTCCGCGGCGTCTCCGGTCATTGATGCTGCGTGGCCCACCCCAGATTCCACCGGCCCACGACAGTCATCGCAACGCACCACCGGAAACCTCTCCTCATCCGCCGCCGGAGAACTCATCTCCCGCGTCACGGTCGCCGGCCGCCTCACAATCCGCCACGACAACGTCACCGTACGTGACGTGACAGTGAACGGAACCGGCACCTACATGATCCAAGTGCTCAAGAAATCAGACGGCACCTGCCCACGCAACGTCCGCATCGAGTACACCGAGATCAACGGCGCAAACGCCGCAGAAAATGACATCCCGCTGTACTCACCAGACTGCGGATACGTCTTCGACCACGGCTACATCCACAACGTCGGCCGCACATCACGACTGGTCAACGACACAACCATCAGCAACTCCTACGTCTTCTCGAACCGCACCGGATCCTCAGGCGCACACCGCGGCGCCGTCGGCACCAACGGCGGCAACAACAACCAGATCATCAACAACGTGCTGATGTGCGAGGGCGTCGGCTGCTCGGCAGCCATCCCAATGTACGGAGACTTCATGCCCGTAACAGGCCTGCTAGTCCAACACAACCTGCTAGCCACCACAGGCTCCTACTGCGCATACGGCGGCTCCGTCGACTCAAAGCCCTACCCGAACGGATCAAACATCCGCTTCATCGACAACCACTTCTCCACACGATACTTCCCAACCTGCGGACGATACGGCCCCATCATCGGCTTCGACAACGGAGTCCGCGGCAACGTCTGGACCGGCAACGTCTGGCACGAAACCGGCCGAGCAGTCAGCGCCAACTAAGCAGAACGAGTTTGCACTTGTTCCGCAAATAGCCAAATCAACCATAGGAGACTTAAAAAAGCCTCCTATGGTTGATTTGGTTTTGTGAACTCAAACAACGCCCGATATGGGTGGCTGAAAGGCAGGTGCGAGATAGACGGGCCAAGGGGCACGGGCAGTTGTGCTTCGGATAGCGGTCGTCTGCCCGGCCAGGGCGACAGAAGATCATCCGACGTGGGCTCCGCCCAGACCTGCGCCATCTACGTAAGGTACTGTGCGCGCAAGCACTCAAGAGACAAGCGCCGGGCAGAGGGCCCGACCATGAACCGGTTTTTCACCGCCGGTAGCCTACGCCAAGGACGGTGGCCTCGGGTTCCAAGGCGCGTGAAGTGAGGCTCATGCTGAGAGGTCATATGCCTGACAGGTCACCGACCACCGTGGTGCCGGCTGATCGCCAGCACGGGTGACACGGCACTAATCGAGCTTGATTCGCACCTAGGCTAGGGGGTTGGAGTGTCCCATGAGATCCTGCTCATCGCGGGTGGCTCAACTTCATCCGCACAGGATCATCGACGCCGGGTACTTGAGCACACTGCGTTACTCGTGCCGGGCGCAGACACATGGACCATCCATGTTAACAGCCACGTGAGCGTAGCGCTCGTCACCACCGTGCCAAGCAATGGCACCGTCGCTTACGCCGATACCGACGAGCGTGGGAGACTCATCATTCTTGGCGCATCCGAGGATGCCGTCAAGGCAGCACGGGACGGTCGCCAGGAGAGCCATCTATATGGAGCCGAGGCCGGTCATATCAAGGTCACACTTGGCAGCAATGGAGAGTTGGACATCACCTGTGACGGGGTTGGCTCCCTACCCTCGTTCTGGTCGTCGAGTCAGGGTGAGTTCCTATTCGCCACTCACCTAGCCTCAATGGTTAGTCTCGGAGTGCGCCCGATTCCGGACGAGGCTGGCATGGTTGAGTACCTTGTAACATTGCATCCGTTGAATAATCGGACCGTCCTGCGAGACGTCACATTACTTCCCGGTGGCGGGCGGATAACTTGGGCACCGAACTCGCGCCCACGCTTGAGCGTCAATAGACTTTATCTTCCCTCGGACGACCGCATGAGCGATGATGGCGCCATTGCCGAATTTGAGACCGTTTGGTCAACCGTGATGGTCGATATGGCCGGGCGCATTGGTACGAAGAGAGCTGGTCTTGGCCTTAGTGGTGGACTGGACAGCCGAGCGATCGCGGGCGGATGCGTGGATCACGGATTCCGACCTGCGACGTTTACCTATGGCAACGTGCACACGAATGAAGGGCGGGTGTCTTCACATGTCGCCGAGGTTCTCGGGCTCGACCACACCATAATACCGGTGCGACAGGACTGCTTACTCAGGGACACGTCCAGGGCCGTTAGCCTACTCGACGGCGCGCATAGTCCAGCAGAGATGTACGAATTGTGGTTCTGCGATGTCCTTAGAAACTTTGCCGACGTCGTTATCAATGGTCTCGACGGAGATGTATTCTGGGGCAATGACAAGGCCCTAGGGGTCGTCGGGTCAGACGGCATTCTCCACGCCCAGCTTCGCCGGTATGGTCCGGAGCTTGCCAGGCTTCGAGAATTCCTCGCTCCGGACTTCGGAAATTGGGCTACGGATCAATTTACGCGGAGTCTAGACGAGTCTATGACCGAGTGGGATCTGTCCTCGCGGGCTGACATGGTGGTATTCTGGCGAATTTACAACCGTCAGCTCAGGTGGGGGAACGCTCTCACTACCGCCCTACGGCGCTCGGGCCTACGAACAGAGCTTCCTTTCCGCGATTCTCGGTTCCTACGCTTCAGCGCCAGACTCACACCCGCACAGCGACGGAATGGTCAGCTCTACCTTGAAACGCACCGGAGACTCTTCTCGCAGATCTCAGGGATCGCGCGTAGTAGTGATGGGAACGCACCCGACCACCTGGATCATGTCTATTGGTCTGGAGAATCCCCTTATACTAGACAACTGGCGCGTTTGGCAATGCGGCACCCAGTATCGGCGGCGCGACGAGCGGCTCGCCAACTCGAAAAAGTGGCTGTGAACAGATCCCCCGATTGGTTGCCACTGGTTCCATGGAAGAATCGTAGCGTCTCGCGCTCTTCTATTTTTCCCGCGGATCTCTGGTTGAGGACCAGTCGCATCTACCGAGAACGACTGCTTGAATTGCTCGAATCGTCGCCAACTCTCTCCATCTTCTCATCGCTTGCCATAGACCAGTTCGCTGACAGCATCAGGAGTGGTCAGGCGAATAGTGGGGCACTCCTGCTCGCAAAGATTGCGACATTGCAGGCTTGGTTCGCGGATTACTCTCGGCGAGAGGCTTCCCGCCAATTGCTCACATGAGCGCAGGCGTGGACAATTCAGCAGGAGGGTTGGGTCCAACCTTCAGTAGAGCCTTAACCGCAGCGCGATGAGTGGGTCGGCCTAAGAGGCTCCTCACCGCTTCATTCCCCAACACGACCAACCAATAGAATAGGCTAGGAACCAATGAGTGACGCTTTCGGTAGAGTCGAGTCCGGTTGATCGCGACCAAGCTCCATAGGTATGGCGAGGTGCTCATTGAACCTCCGGGGTGCCTGACCTCCGCACTCATGACAAGGCAAAGGCGAGAGCCGGCATCTGCAAGGCGCAGCGCATAGTCAGTCTCCTCCGAGTAGAGCCAGAACCGCTCGTCCCATTCACCGATCGCATCGATGGTTGCCCGAGAGACAAGCATCGCTGCTCCAGTGGCCCAATCGGCGGTTGCGCCGTCGCAGTAGTATGCAGGATTTCTGATCATATCCCCGAGCTTGGGAAAGCGTGCTGCGCGATGCCCGCCGAGAAGAGCCTCTCCGACTGCGCGCATGATCGTGGGTTCGCGGCGAAGAGAGAACTTGAGGGTTCCGTCTACGGCCAGCACGGCTGGCACTGCAATCCCAACACCTGGAGCGCTTTCGACGGCGTCAAGCAACCTCACGACGCTGCCGGGCGAAGGAACTGCGTCAGGGTTGAGAATGTAGACCCCCCGGGAGCCTAGACCATTTCGCAGGGCAATGTTGATGCCACCAGCGTATCCTGAATTCGATCCTGCTTCGATCAGTCGCACCCACGGTGCTCTCTGCTTAACGATCGCGGGCGTGCCATCGCTCGAATCGTTATCGACAATGACGACGCGGCAGGTCGCGATCGATTCCAGCGCAGACGGCAGCGCAGCCAGCAATGCTTCGATAACAGCGGAACTGTTATAGGTAACACACACGACGACGACATCAGGTTCTGATGAACCAGTAGCCATCAGGTTCGCGGGCGGGGGCAACGAGGTTACCACTTGGCTGGCCGCCCCATAGCGAGCCTGATTCGGCGGCTTACCAACTTTAGTTTGCGTCGCCATCCGGAGTAGGTCCGGGGATCAAGCGATGCGGTTTGTAGCACTATGGCGCTCTGCTGAAGTTGAGCTGTCCACTGCTCGACCGTCATGACTCCGTTGGCTCTAGCGGACAACGGCATTCGATCTAATAGATCTTGGTCGCTATGGATCAATGTGTGCGGTGACCGCGGATCATCCATGTGATCCTCGGGCACGAACGGATAATAGAAGCCATTAACCGCGCCTGCCTCGGCCAAGCGCATGCAGTATCCTGTGAAGGACTCGCTTTCTCCGAGTGGCCCATTCGCATCGACCCTTGCGCGTGGCATCAGGTAGCCACTCCCTTGGACCCAGTTGTTGCGCATCAATGAGTGACCACCAGCAAAAGCCTGGATCTTTCGGCGCGCTAGCTCGGGTCGAAAATCTTCCTCGGGATGTCGCCAGCTTCCAATCACCCCAAACTCTGGGTTTGCCATGTGAGCTGAAGCGAAGGTGTCGAGCCAGCCGGGGGAAACAAGGCAATCGTCATCGACTTTGGACACGAACCGCGCCCGTGAATTCTGCCACAGCCAGTTCGTTGGCTCACGTAGCCGAACATTTTCACGACTGTGGTGATAATGTGCAACGCGGTCGTCAGAAACAAAGGGGCGAAGCGCCTCAATCGTCGCCTCGTCGTCGCCATTGTGCCACAGCCAAACCCGATCGTCATCGCCGAGGGTCTCAAGCAAGCGAGGAAGCGAGAGGCGGATGTACATCGCGCTGCGATACGTGATCATGACGATGTCGGCACGGCCGCCCATATATCCACCTCGTTCGGACTCGGGCCGGCGTCGCGACGAACCCGGCGAGCAGTTTCGAGCGTCGAGATTACCTTGCCCCGCGGTCAAGTTGGCGAACCAGCGCTCCAGGCCCGATTGATCCAAGTCCAGGTACTCCGGGGACCGCGCTAGCCGTTGGGGCAGGCTGTTGATCACTGTACCGCCCGGTGGGCCGAACGCGGTGAACGGGCTCGTGATACCGGATCGGGCGAAGTCAGGTCGCGCTCCAGCACGCGGCGTCACCGAAAGGCACGTTGTGATCGGGCTGACGCCCAACTCTACGAGGTCGCGTTCCCCACGGCACGTCCGCGGCCTCCGATGAACTAGCGGAGAACCGATGTGAGCTGAGGGCGAACCGACGCCGTCGGGCCCTTGTGCAGGTACCGTGGCTCTGTGCACGCCTGAACCGGTCCTTGCGATGCAGGTCGAGCCCGAACGCCAGCCAGATCCAACCGACCGACCGCGCACGCCGACAGATCGGATCTAACTGCCATCTCTTGCCTTACGAGTGCGTCGCATGCGCCAGTATGAGCAACCACCTACCCAACATGGCCGATGTCGATCATTCGGCTCGCGGAGCGTCGCACAGGCACAGGCCACCTAGTACTACAGGGCGTGATCTTCTAAGGTTGTGACGTTTCCGCAGGTCGTCGCGCTGTCGGCTCCTCCTCACGGGGGCCTGCCGTCGGGCTCCGTCCAGTCGGTCGCTCAACACCCGCTGACCGTCCCCCAGTCGCCGGGAACTGCGCTGGGCAACCTGTTCGTCGCGGCCTTGCCCTGGCGGCCGATCTTGACGGATTCCGGACACCCGCCGATTTCGAAGCGCCAAAACCGGCGACGTCGATCGTCGACCTAAGAATGAAAGTCGCGGTGTTTCTTTCGGCGCGCCTGCGATGATTCGACCGGACAAATGAAATCCTTGGGCATGCCGGTAATTCGTGTGTCGGAGCAGCCGATTGTGTACGATGGCGCGGTGACCCGAGCCGACCTGGATACATGGAATGCCGGCCTGGAGGACCTGCTCGCCCGGATGACCCCGATATTCTATCGAACCGAATCACGAAGACACGCCGAACAATACCTGCGTGGTCTGCTGTCGCCGCTGCAACGCAAGAACGGGTGGACGATCGCCGAACACGTCGGCGAATCCGAGCCCAAGGCCTTACAACGGTTCCTGAACATCTCACCGTGGGACGTCGAGCAGTTGCTGGTCCTGAACCGTGATTATGTCATGGGTCATCTGGCGTCTCCGGAGGCGATCCTGGTCGCCGATCCGACCGGGTTCGCGAAGAAGGGCAAAAAATCGGTCGGTGTCCAACGACAGTATTCGGGGACGTTGGGGCGGATCGACAACTGCCAGATCGCGACCTTCCTGGCTTACGTCACTCCCGGCCGGGACCGGGTGCTGATCGATCGGCGGCTCTACCTGCCGGAGAAGTCCTGGCTGGCCGACCCGGCGCGATGCGCAGAAGCGGGAGTGACTGCCGACACCGTGTTCCGGACCAGACCGGAGCAGGTCATCGAGATGATCAAGGTGGCCCGCGCGGCCGACGTGCCGTTCGCCTGGTTCACCGCGGACGAGGAATTCGGACAGAACCCGGGGCTGCGGGAATACCTCGAAAACACCGGCATCAGCTACGTGATGGCCATCCCGAAGAACACCACGTTCACCGACCACACCGGCCGTTCACGTCCAGTCTCAGAAATTCCCCTTTCGTTGAAGCCGACCGCCTGGCAACGTCGCGCCTGCGGCATCGGCGCGAAAGGATACCGCGTCTACGACTGGGTCCTGATCGAAACCGACGACCCTTCCAACCAATTCATGATCCGCCGCTCGACCGACAACGGTGAACTTGCCTTCTACCACTGCCACAACCCGAACCGCACCGGATTCGGTCAACTCGTCACCGTGGCCGGCGCTCGATGGCCGATCGAGGAATGTTTCGGCGCCAGCAAGAACGAAACCGGTCTTGATCAATACCAGGTCCGAAAACACAACGCATGGCATCGCCACATCACCCTGGCCATGCTCGCCCACTCCTTCCTCACGATCACCGCACATCAGGCCAAAAAGGGGGATCCGGACCACCACCCGACGGTTCCCCCGGACTCGCCGAAAAGCTCCGGCGCCTCATCGCGCTCACCGTCGCCGAAATACGTCGACTCCTGAACATCGACCGGCGAAACGACGCCGCCGTCAACCGTGCACTGACCTGGTCGACCTGGCGGCGGGCGCATCAGGCCGTCGCCCGCCGCTGCCACATCCGCGCCCGGCTGGCCCGTCAAGTCCTAATGATCTAGCCCTGTAGTACTAGACGACGACACAGTCCCGAACCGCTGTCGCGTTCGCTCTTTTGGTTGGCCGGAGGCCGAGAGCAAACTGGCAGTGACGCCTAGCGAACTGGTTGGCTCGGCAAACGCGGTTCGGTCGGTTGGGGTCAGACGAAGGATACTGCCTTCATGGTGAGCATCGTCATCCCCGCGCACAACGAAGAGCGGGGCATTCCTCGCTTGCTGGAAGCCCTCGGCGTACCGAACGAAGGGTCGTTTGAGGTGATTGTCGTCGCTAACGGCTGCAACGATGCCACCGTGGAGATCGCGACCAAGTTGGGCGCAACCGTCATCGAGACGCCGGAGCCGTCGAAGATTAAGGCTATCGCCCTGGGTGATACGGCCGCCACGACCTTCCCACGGTTGTACGTCGACGGCGACGTCATGATCGACACGGACAGCGTGGTGGCACTCTGCGAGCGGCTGACAGGCGGGGTCCACGCTGCCGGACCCGAGAGGATTCTGCCAATGGGGGGAGTGTCGTTGCCAGTCCGCTGGTACTACGACATCTGGGGGCGCCTCGACGGAGTACGGACGGAGCTATATGGACGCGGCGTCATTGCAGTCGATCAGATCGGGCACGCACGATTGGCGGACTGGCAGGATGTGATGGCGGACGATGGTCTGATTGCGATGAGTTTCGCGCCGCATGAGCGGGTGGTTGTGCGCAACGCCCGCGTGACGATCTGGCCACCGAAGACCTATCGAGATCTTCTCCGTCGGCGGATCCGGGTTGCGACAGGCAACGCGATGATGGCCGGCCAGCCATCGTTCGAACGTCCTTCGGGCGCCTCGGCAAGATGGATGCTCCGCCTAGCCGTGACGCAGCCGGTGCTCCTCCCCAAGATCGCTGTCTTTGCTGGGACCACCGCGATCGTCCGTCTTCGAAAGAGACTGTCCCGGCGCACTTCCGACCGAGTCTGGTTGCGCGATGAGAGTAGTCGGGTCTGATCGGAGAATCGTTCTCATTGGTGACCGTGACCGCACGACAATGGGCTGACTCGGTGCTGTGACCACCTGGTTGATGGCCGCCAGAAGTCGATCGGCCGCCGACCCACCACGACAGCAGACCGCGCTGACCACGACGGGAACGCGAACGTCGAATGCCCGTTGCTCCTTGTACCGAACCGCTCCACTTGCGTCGGGCTGGAAGTGACGTTCTCTTTGATCACTCATAGTGACGTAGCAATCGCACTCGGTAGTCGCTACCATGCGGTCAGCGTTGTCGTCCGGCAACGCCGCGAGGGGGGCCAAAGTTGCGTGCCGATGCGAGTTCGGGTACACGAACCAAGCTCAATCGACGTCATCTGAGATGTCTGCCCGCCTTTTCTTGCGCAGCGCTCATTTGGATCATGTGCGTGACGGCTGGATCCGCAGACGCTGTCGCGCTGCACGAACGCCCCCTCACGAGTTCAGCCGGGATTCAGAACGAGCGTGGTGAACCGACCAACGGAGCGGTGGCTCTCAGAGCGGAAGTCAATGGCCGCTATGTAGTCGCAGAGAACGCCGGCCAATCGCCCCTGATCGCAAACCGCTCTGCGGTCGGCCCGTGGGAAAGCTTCGACATGATCCAGATCAATAGCACAGATATCGCGCTGCGCGCCCAAGCCAATCGCAAATACGTCTGCGCTGAGTCGGGCGGTGCGAACCCCTTGATCAGTAATCGTGACGCTGCCGGCGCTTGGGAAACATTTCAATTAATTCACAATTCCGACGGCACTGTAAGCCTAAGATCACGCGCCAATGGTCGCATCGTCACGGCTGAAAGCGCCGGAGACGCACCCCTCATTGCGAATCGTACGGACGTTGGCCCTTGGGAAAAATTCACGCTTGTCCAGTTAGGCACTTCTCAGCCAAACCCCGGCGGAGCGGCGTCTCCGGTCATTGATGCTGCGTGGCCCACCCCAGATTCCACCGGCCCACGACAGTCATCGCAACGCACCACCGGAAACCTCTCCTCATCCGCCGCCGGAGAACTCATCTCCCGCGTCACGGTCGCCGGCCGCCTCACAATCCGCCACGACAACGTCACCGTACGTGACGTGACAGTGAACGGAACCGGCACCTACATGATCCAAGTGCTCAAGAAATCAGACGGCACCTGCCCACGCAACGTCCGCATCGAGTACACCGAGATCAACGGCACAAACGCCGCAGAAAATGACATCCCGCTGTACTCACCAGACTGCGGATACGTCTTCGACCACGGCTACATCCACAACGTCGGCCGCACATCACGACTGGTCAACGACACAACCATCAGCAACTCCTACGTCTTCTCGAACCGCACCGGATCCTCAGGCGCACACCGCGGCGCCGTCGGCACCAACGGCGGCAACAACAACCAGATCATCAACAACGTGCTGATGTGCGAGGGCGTCGGCTGCTCGGCAGCCATCCCAATGTACGGAGACTTCATGCCCGTAACAGGCCTGCTAGTCCAACACAACCTGCTAGCCACCACAGGCTCCTACTGCGCATACGGCGGCTCCGTCGACTCAAAGCCCTACCCGAACGGATCAAACATCCGCTTCATCGACAACCACTTCTCCACACGATACTTCCCAACCTGCGGACGATACGGCCCCATCACCGGCTTCGACAACGGAGTCCGCGGCAACGTCTGGACCGGCAACGTCTGGCACGAAACCGGCCGAGCAGCCAGCGCCAACTAACCTCGATTCTTCATGCCGGTGATTCGGCTGCCTGGGTCTGATCCAGAGCCCTCGCGGGGCAGTGATTTTGGCTTGCGGGCGGCGTTTGGTGACCGAGTGTCGGCTCGGGTGGCCGCCGGTTCCACTTCCGGTGGTTGGACTTTCGGGTCGTCGGGACGGTTGAGCGGGGTCAGGTGAACGCGACGCGGATGCGGTGCCAGGCGGCGGCGATCGCTGGGGCCCAGCGCCAGGTGCGGTCCAGGCGCAGCCGGACCTGTCGGGCGCCACGGCTGATCCGGGCGGCCACGTGCAGCACCCGGTAGCGGAAGGTCGCGACCTCGCAGCAGGCGAGATCGGGCTCGTCCGGGAAGCCGATGAGCTTGCACCAGGCCAGCAGGTCGGTCGCTGTCAGCACGATCTCCAACCAGGCGCTGTTGGACGACCAGGAGTGGCAGGGCAGATTCCGAAGCCCGGTCGCCTTCGCTTGGCGGATGCGGTCCTCCACCCGGGCGTGTTGTCGGTGCCGAAGGTCCAGCCCGGCCAGTTGACCGGGGACCACACCGATCGGGGTGTCGGTGATGAACGCGGTGATCCGGTGCCCATCGGCGTCGGTGAAGGTGAGTTGGGCCCCGGGGTGAGGCCTTTCCTTGCGCAGGATCAGCCGGGTCCGCGGCGGCCAGGCGGACAGATCGACCAGCCCGGTCGCCTCGGCCAACCAGGCACCGTCCCGGATGCTGCCGTCGCGCTCGATCGCCGGGTACCACACCCTCCACCCCTGCGCGGCGCCCAGCTCAGCGGCCTGCGCCAGGACCTCGACCGCGTCCCGGACCGGCGCGGTGACCGGGAACCCGAACGAGAAGCCGATCCCGGCGGCCCGGCACTCGGCGGCGAAACCGTGGGTGGCACCGGCGGAATCGGATCGGATCAGCACCCGCGGGCCGGTCGGGTCGTCGGGCCGGGGGCGGTACGCCTCGGGCAACGACGCCAACGCCTCGCCCAGCACCTGGATGTGGTCGGCGGTGGTATTGCTGCCCGCGTTCCCGGCCCGCAGCATCCCGGCCAGGGCCTCGCCGCCGGCGATGTCGGGGCGGTCCAGGAACACCAGCAGCGGGTGGAACCCGAACGTCCGTTTCTTCTCTGCACCAACCAAACCGGACATATCAGCTGGTATGGGGCGGTCAGTTCGGCGTGGTCCTTCCGTTCACGGCTCGCCCGGCGGAATCGCCGAAGGACGGCAGGCCGAGCGGGACGCTGCGGCGGTCGTCGGCGATCTGATCGACCTGCTCGAGCTTGTGCCGGGCGGCGTGCAGGCTGACCTGGAGTCCTTCGACCTCACCGAGCCACCCCTGCTGGCGGGCCTCGGCGATGCGGGCGATGAGATTGTCGCGGATCTCGACGAGCCGGTTACGTTTGTCCGGGTCCGGTCGCATGAGCGGGCATCTCAGGCATGCGTGTTCGTGGATGCAGGGGGTGGCGTAGGAGCGGCCGCAGGTGCCGAGGGCGAGTTTGCGGTGTTGGAAGTGGCCGAGGAACTCGTCCCATTCCTGCTCGGTCGGGACCCGGTATTCCTCGGCCGGACGCAGGGCGCGTCGGCGGGCGATGAACGCGCGGTGCCCGGTGATGACTTCCTCGGGGTAGACGGCCTTGTATCCCATGGTGGTGTTGATGTCTCGATGGCCGGCGACGAGTTGGGCGATGTGCGGGGGCATGCCGTGCAGCACGGCGTCGGTGATGAACAGCCGGCGGAAGTCGTGCGGGGTGAACCGCAGCGGTTGCCCGGCGGCGTCGGTGATGCCGGTGCCGTGCAGGGCCTGGGTGAGCCAGTCGGCGATGGTGCCGCCGGGGATGGCACGCTGCTCGAGGCTGAACCGACGCTGGAACAGCAGCGGCATCGGCGGGTTCCAGATCCGTTCATGGGAGTCGTAGGAGGCGACGCAGCCGACCGAGCCGTCGGGTCGGCGGATGCGTGTGATGATCGCGGCCAGCATATCGGCAAGTTCTGGGCTGACCACCAGCAGCCGTTCGGTGTCGCTCTTGGACGGCGCGATCTGCAGCAGCGGAACCAGTTCCCCGGTGTCGGGCAGGGTGTACTGGATGAGACTGTGATGGGACAGCTCGCTGAGCTCCTCGATGCGAACGCCGGTGTGTCGCAACGTTTCCACCGCGGCCCAGGTCCAGAACGCGCGGTCCTCCTCACCGGTCAGGTCGCG
This genomic window from Nakamurella multipartita DSM 44233 contains:
- a CDS encoding site-specific integrase, whose amino-acid sequence is MLHTMGVFGPDAPPRMRAFTTQGQLSPAQLIDRHGIACRPVRDLLVAYLQERQPTLDHNSLTGLAAVLGGLFWRDLERHHPGIDSLHLPADVAAAWKQRVMVKTRRVVGPDGQVGQVRERRAAGPDNLAAVRAFYLDIAQWAMEEPGRWAPWAAPCPIRAEDLARQKELRSRKSRMDQRTRERLPVLPLLARQVHATRVDAAIRLQAARDTDLGATFTTAGEQLRRTVTGSGSARVWAEPSTGGKRRDLTGEEDRAFWTWAAVETLRHTGVRIEELSELSHHSLIQYTLPDTGELVPLLQIAPSKSDTERLLVVSPELADMLAAIITRIRRPDGSVGCVASYDSHERIWNPPMPLLFQRRFSLEQRAIPGGTIADWLTQALHGTGITDAAGQPLRFTPHDFRRLFITDAVLHGMPPHIAQLVAGHRDINTTMGYKAVYPEEVITGHRAFIARRRALRPAEEYRVPTEQEWDEFLGHFQHRKLALGTCGRSYATPCIHEHACLRCPLMRPDPDKRNRLVEIRDNLIARIAEARQQGWLGEVEGLQVSLHAARHKLEQVDQIADDRRSVPLGLPSFGDSAGRAVNGRTTPN
- a CDS encoding glycosyltransferase, whose translation is MVSIVIPAHNEERGIPRLLEALGVPNEGSFEVIVVANGCNDATVEIATKLGATVIETPEPSKIKAIALGDTAATTFPRLYVDGDVMIDTDSVVALCERLTGGVHAAGPERILPMGGVSLPVRWYYDIWGRLDGVRTELYGRGVIAVDQIGHARLADWQDVMADDGLIAMSFAPHERVVVRNARVTIWPPKTYRDLLRRRIRVATGNAMMAGQPSFERPSGASARWMLRLAVTQPVLLPKIAVFAGTTAIVRLRKRLSRRTSDRVWLRDESSRV
- a CDS encoding fascin domain-containing protein, which produces MTAGSADAVALHERPLTSSAGIQNERGEPTNGAVALRAEVNGRYVVAENAGQSPLIANRSAVGPWESFDMIQINSTDIALRAQANRKYVCAESGGANPLISNRDAAGAWETFQLIHNSDGTVSLRSRANGRIVTAESAGDAPLIANRTDVGPWEKFTLVQLGTSQPNPGGAASPVIDAAWPTPDSTGPRQSSQRTTGNLSSSAAGELISRVTVAGRLTIRHDNVTVRDVTVNGTGTYMIQVLKKSDGTCPRNVRIEYTEINGTNAAENDIPLYSPDCGYVFDHGYIHNVGRTSRLVNDTTISNSYVFSNRTGSSGAHRGAVGTNGGNNNQIINNVLMCEGVGCSAAIPMYGDFMPVTGLLVQHNLLATTGSYCAYGGSVDSKPYPNGSNIRFIDNHFSTRYFPTCGRYGPITGFDNGVRGNVWTGNVWHETGRAASAN